In one Candidatus Polarisedimenticolaceae bacterium genomic region, the following are encoded:
- a CDS encoding HAMP domain-containing sensor histidine kinase, which translates to MGFGAFLKRHTLVAGLLAVVLPLVVLLGVQFVWLVRLERAQAIAHEAALESFLGSVGTQIEYAYRETAERSLNLPASLFTQDHVAKAAYYWKQRPAKGAKRLFLVDFTQEEFGHFLAFDPDQASLYTPVASDESLAMILAANPLHMLNMRQHGMESAALTVYESNPDYRIVLNPILDDAGRVVGLAGMILDEDYFRTTLLPAAIDKAIAAYFPSARDELAVMVKDGKGQPVVCVGDANGRKVVAKTRLGFVFTDWEMALYSPRATPEQWARAGFLFNASLAGLLAAALLAGVGLALRAADRAVKLSAMKSDFVSNVSHELRTPVASIRVFGELLRTGRAQTAEKIREYGEYIEAESRRLSRLIDNILDFSRIESGRKEYRFEESDLRAIVDDVVRTFEVRLAPLGFTISVTVETEPLPPVRLDPDAIAQAFHNLLDNAVKYSGESKSVLVRLGREGAAVSIAVQDFGIGIAPEEQRKVFERFHRVGTGLVHDVKGSGLGLSLIRHIVQAHGGSVEVASKPGDGSVFTMRLPISGPKGRV; encoded by the coding sequence ATGGGGTTCGGCGCATTCCTCAAGCGGCATACCCTCGTCGCGGGACTCCTCGCCGTCGTCCTGCCCCTCGTCGTCCTCCTGGGCGTGCAGTTCGTCTGGCTCGTGCGCCTGGAGCGCGCGCAAGCGATCGCGCACGAGGCGGCGCTCGAGAGCTTCCTCGGGTCGGTCGGAACGCAGATCGAATACGCGTACCGGGAGACCGCCGAGCGCAGCCTCAACCTGCCGGCGAGCCTCTTCACCCAGGACCACGTGGCGAAGGCGGCGTACTACTGGAAGCAGCGGCCCGCGAAGGGCGCGAAGCGCCTCTTCCTCGTCGACTTCACGCAGGAAGAATTCGGCCACTTCCTTGCCTTCGACCCCGACCAGGCGAGCCTCTACACGCCGGTCGCCTCGGACGAATCGCTCGCGATGATCCTGGCGGCGAACCCGCTGCACATGCTCAACATGCGCCAGCACGGGATGGAGTCGGCGGCGCTCACCGTCTACGAGAGCAATCCGGACTACCGCATCGTGCTGAATCCGATCCTCGACGACGCCGGGCGCGTGGTCGGGCTCGCGGGGATGATCCTCGACGAGGACTACTTCCGGACGACGCTCCTCCCCGCGGCGATCGACAAGGCGATCGCCGCCTACTTCCCGTCGGCGCGCGACGAGCTGGCAGTGATGGTGAAGGACGGCAAGGGGCAGCCGGTCGTGTGCGTCGGCGATGCGAACGGCCGGAAGGTCGTCGCGAAGACGCGCCTGGGGTTCGTCTTCACCGATTGGGAGATGGCGCTGTACAGCCCGCGCGCGACGCCGGAGCAGTGGGCGCGCGCCGGGTTCCTCTTCAACGCGTCCCTCGCCGGCCTCCTCGCGGCGGCGCTCCTGGCGGGCGTCGGCCTCGCGCTCCGGGCCGCGGATCGCGCGGTGAAGCTCTCCGCGATGAAATCCGATTTCGTCTCGAACGTCAGCCACGAGCTGCGGACGCCGGTCGCCTCGATTCGCGTCTTCGGCGAGCTCCTGCGCACCGGGCGCGCGCAGACGGCGGAGAAGATCCGCGAGTACGGCGAGTACATCGAGGCCGAGAGTCGCCGCCTCTCGCGGCTGATCGACAACATCCTCGACTTTTCCCGCATCGAGTCGGGCCGCAAGGAGTACCGGTTCGAGGAGTCCGACCTGCGCGCGATCGTCGACGACGTCGTCCGCACGTTCGAGGTGCGGCTCGCGCCTCTCGGCTTCACGATCTCCGTGACCGTGGAGACGGAGCCGTTGCCCCCGGTCAGGCTCGATCCGGATGCGATCGCGCAGGCGTTCCACAACCTTCTCGACAACGCGGTCAAGTACTCGGGCGAGTCCAAGAGCGTCCTCGTCCGCCTCGGGCGCGAGGGCGCCGCGGTCTCGATCGCGGTGCAGGATTTCGGCATCGGCATCGCACCGGAGGAGCAGCGCAAGGTCTTCGAGCGCTTTCACCGCGTCGGGACGGGCCTCGTGCACGACGTCAAGGGCAGCGGCCTCGGACTCTCCCTCATACGCCACATCGTCCAGGCGCACGGGGGTTCGGTCGAGGTCGCGAGCAAGCCCGGCGACGGCAGTGTCTTCACGATGCGCCTGCCCATCTCGGGGCCGAAGGGGCGCGTCTGA
- a CDS encoding PDZ domain-containing protein, with the protein MTMRRALLALGTIVIAAGVARAGGSGAKCNVPIQECLNHMSSVLKQSGWVGIEYEPGTSAAGGYYVNKVVPGSPAEKAGLQPGDVLTALNGVRLATDNEAALQKVRQGWKPGQSVTYTVKRQGQDRDITLTLAPMPADIMAKWIGEHMMEHVAANNVASK; encoded by the coding sequence ATGACCATGCGCAGGGCCCTCCTGGCCCTTGGAACGATCGTCATCGCGGCGGGTGTCGCGCGCGCCGGAGGCTCCGGGGCGAAGTGCAACGTCCCGATCCAGGAGTGCCTGAATCACATGTCGTCGGTCCTCAAACAGAGCGGCTGGGTCGGCATCGAGTACGAGCCCGGCACCAGCGCCGCCGGCGGCTACTACGTGAACAAGGTCGTCCCGGGAAGCCCCGCCGAAAAGGCGGGCCTGCAGCCCGGCGACGTGCTCACCGCCTTGAACGGCGTCCGCCTCGCGACGGACAACGAGGCCGCGCTCCAGAAGGTGCGGCAGGGATGGAAGCCGGGACAGTCGGTGACGTACACGGTGAAGCGGCAGGGTCAGGACCGCGACATCACGCTCACGCTCGCTCCCATGCCCGCCGACATCATGGCGAAGTGGATCGGCGAGCACATGATGGAGCACGTGGCGGCGAACAACGTCGCTTCGAAGTAG
- a CDS encoding CusA/CzcA family heavy metal efflux RND transporter: MIARVIAWSARNKLLVILLTLVAVGFAVQAVKTIPLDAIPDLSDTQVIVYSRWDRSPDVLEDQVTYPIVTSLLGAPKVKAIRGFSDFGYSFVYIIFEDGTDLYWARSRVVEYLSKILPRLPEGVRTEIGPDATGVGWVYQYALVDRTGRHDLAELRSFQDWYLRYWLQSVPGVAEVASIGGYQKQYQVQVRPERLRAYGVSLERVIEAVRDGNAETSGRLVEIAGSEFTVRGRGYAKSVADLESIALGASASGTPILVRDVAEVSIGPEMRRGIADLDGRGDAVGGIVVMRSGENALNVIERVKSKMRDVHASLPEGVEIVPTYDRSGLIVRSIHTLEHELILALVIVSLVVLIFLWHIPSAIVPIVTIPISVLLAFIPMSLLGVTSNIMSLAGIAISIGVLVDGAIVEVENAYKKLEIWQHGGGKGDFHAIRLAALQEVGPSVFFSLLVIAVAFLPIFTLVDQEGRLFKPLAYTKNLAMAIAAILAITFDPAVRMMFTRMHESVFRPRWAAWLWNRVTVGTYYPEERHPVSRVLFAVYEPVCDFVLRWRKTTIAAALLLVAITVPAYFKLGREFMPPLDEGDLVYMPITLPGVSVTEMERVLQRMDALLADTPEVIRVYGKAGRAETSTDPAPLSMVETTVMLKPMSRWRPGMTREKLEAELHAKLQLPGVTNAWVMPIRNRIDMLSTGIRTPIGVKIFGGDLAVIEEVGASVEAALRDVPGTRSVFAERTTGGNFLDFDLKRDALARFGLSVRQAETAITSAIGGEPVTTILAGRERYGVSVRYPRELRDDPSAMRQVLISLPSGGSVPLEQIAEIRTRTGPAMIRDENGLLAGYVFVDVAGRDIGGYVEEAKRRVAASVHPPAGTSLQWSGQYENMERVKSRLKLVVPLTLAVIIVLLYLNTKSAAKTTIVMLAVPFSAVGAVWLLAALGYNVSIATWVGLIALMGLDAETGVFMLLFLDLAYDERVAAGTMRTKADLREAIIQGAVKRVRPKLMTVTAAFAGLLPIMFSTGTGADMMKRVAAPMIGGLVTSFILELLVYPPVYAMWRGKSLPA; encoded by the coding sequence ATGATCGCGCGCGTCATCGCATGGTCGGCGAGGAACAAGCTGCTCGTCATCCTCCTGACCCTGGTCGCGGTCGGCTTCGCCGTCCAGGCGGTGAAGACGATCCCGCTCGACGCGATCCCGGACCTCTCGGACACGCAGGTCATCGTCTACTCCCGATGGGACCGGAGCCCCGACGTCCTCGAGGACCAGGTGACCTACCCGATCGTCACGTCGCTCCTCGGCGCGCCGAAGGTGAAGGCGATCCGAGGGTTCTCCGACTTCGGCTACTCGTTCGTCTACATCATCTTCGAGGACGGGACCGACCTCTATTGGGCGCGGAGCCGCGTCGTCGAGTACTTGAGCAAGATCCTGCCGCGCCTCCCCGAGGGGGTGCGGACGGAGATCGGCCCCGACGCGACCGGCGTCGGGTGGGTTTACCAGTACGCGCTCGTCGACCGCACGGGCCGCCACGACCTCGCCGAGCTGCGCTCGTTCCAGGACTGGTACCTGCGCTACTGGCTCCAGAGCGTCCCCGGCGTCGCCGAGGTCGCGTCGATCGGCGGATACCAAAAGCAGTACCAGGTCCAGGTGCGGCCCGAGCGGCTTCGGGCCTACGGGGTCTCGCTGGAGCGCGTGATCGAGGCGGTGCGTGACGGGAACGCCGAGACCAGCGGGCGTCTCGTGGAGATCGCGGGGTCCGAGTTCACGGTCCGCGGCCGCGGCTACGCGAAGAGCGTCGCCGATCTCGAGTCGATCGCGCTCGGCGCTTCCGCGTCCGGGACTCCGATCCTCGTCCGCGACGTCGCGGAGGTCTCGATCGGACCGGAGATGCGGCGCGGGATCGCCGATCTCGACGGTCGCGGCGACGCCGTCGGCGGCATCGTCGTCATGCGTAGCGGTGAGAACGCGCTCAACGTCATCGAGCGAGTCAAGTCGAAGATGCGCGACGTCCACGCCTCGCTGCCGGAAGGGGTCGAGATCGTCCCGACCTACGACCGCTCGGGGCTGATCGTGCGCTCGATCCACACGCTCGAGCACGAGCTGATCCTGGCCCTCGTCATCGTGAGCCTCGTCGTCCTGATCTTCCTCTGGCACATCCCCTCGGCGATCGTGCCGATCGTCACGATCCCCATCTCCGTCCTGCTCGCGTTCATCCCGATGTCCCTCCTCGGCGTGACGTCGAACATCATGTCGCTCGCGGGGATCGCGATCTCGATCGGCGTGCTCGTGGACGGCGCGATCGTCGAGGTCGAGAACGCTTACAAGAAGCTCGAGATCTGGCAGCACGGCGGGGGGAAGGGCGACTTTCACGCGATCCGCCTCGCCGCACTCCAGGAAGTGGGGCCGTCGGTCTTCTTCTCGCTCCTCGTGATCGCGGTCGCGTTCCTTCCGATCTTCACGCTCGTCGATCAGGAGGGGCGCCTCTTCAAGCCGCTCGCCTACACGAAGAACCTCGCCATGGCGATCGCGGCGATCCTGGCGATCACCTTCGATCCCGCCGTCCGGATGATGTTCACGCGGATGCACGAGTCGGTCTTCCGTCCGCGGTGGGCGGCGTGGCTGTGGAACAGGGTCACTGTGGGAACCTATTACCCCGAGGAGCGGCATCCGGTCAGCCGTGTCCTGTTCGCCGTGTACGAGCCGGTCTGCGACTTCGTTCTCCGTTGGCGCAAGACCACGATTGCCGCCGCGCTCCTGCTCGTCGCGATCACGGTGCCGGCCTACTTCAAGCTCGGCCGCGAATTCATGCCTCCCCTCGACGAGGGCGACCTCGTCTACATGCCGATCACGCTTCCCGGTGTGTCGGTCACGGAGATGGAGCGCGTCCTCCAGCGCATGGACGCGCTCCTCGCCGACACGCCGGAGGTGATCCGGGTCTACGGGAAGGCCGGACGAGCGGAGACCTCGACCGATCCTGCGCCTCTCTCGATGGTCGAGACGACGGTCATGCTGAAGCCGATGTCCCGGTGGCGGCCCGGGATGACTCGCGAGAAGCTCGAGGCCGAGCTGCACGCCAAGCTCCAGCTCCCGGGGGTGACGAACGCCTGGGTCATGCCGATCCGCAACCGCATCGACATGCTCTCCACCGGCATCCGGACGCCGATCGGCGTCAAGATCTTCGGGGGTGACCTGGCCGTCATCGAAGAGGTCGGCGCGTCCGTCGAGGCGGCGTTGCGCGACGTGCCGGGGACCCGCAGTGTCTTCGCCGAGCGGACGACCGGGGGGAACTTTCTCGACTTCGATCTGAAGCGCGACGCTCTCGCGCGCTTCGGCCTCTCGGTGAGACAGGCGGAGACCGCCATCACCTCCGCCATCGGCGGGGAGCCGGTGACGACGATCCTCGCCGGGCGCGAGCGGTACGGCGTGAGCGTCCGTTATCCGCGCGAGCTGCGCGACGACCCGTCCGCGATGCGGCAGGTCTTGATCTCGCTCCCCTCGGGGGGCTCGGTGCCGCTCGAGCAGATCGCCGAGATCCGGACACGCACCGGCCCGGCGATGATCCGCGACGAGAACGGCCTGCTCGCCGGCTACGTCTTCGTCGACGTCGCGGGCCGCGACATCGGCGGATACGTCGAGGAGGCGAAGCGGCGCGTTGCGGCCTCCGTCCACCCTCCGGCCGGCACCTCGCTCCAGTGGAGCGGGCAGTACGAGAACATGGAGCGCGTGAAATCGCGCCTGAAGCTCGTCGTCCCGCTGACGCTCGCCGTCATCATCGTGCTGCTCTACCTCAACACGAAGTCGGCGGCGAAGACGACGATCGTCATGCTCGCGGTCCCGTTTTCCGCCGTCGGCGCCGTGTGGCTCCTGGCCGCGCTCGGCTACAACGTCTCGATCGCGACTTGGGTCGGCCTCATCGCGCTCATGGGGCTCGACGCCGAGACCGGCGTGTTCATGCTGCTCTTCCTCGACCTGGCGTACGACGAGCGCGTCGCCGCGGGGACGATGCGGACGAAGGCCGACCTGCGGGAGGCGATCATCCAGGGTGCCGTCAAGCGTGTCCGGCCGAAGCTGATGACGGTGACCGCCGCCTTCGCGGGACTGTTGCCGATCATGTTCTCGACGGGGACGGGCGCCGACATGATGAAGCGGGTCGCGGCGCCGATGATCGGCGGCCTCGTGACCTCGTTCATCCTCGAGCTTCTGGTCTATCCGCCGGTGTACGCGATGTGGCGCGGGAAGTCGCTGCCGGCGTAG